Proteins encoded in a region of the Streptomyces sp. NBC_01471 genome:
- a CDS encoding TetR/AcrR family transcriptional regulator C-terminal domain-containing protein, giving the protein MASLLRGTGRLGPTSLAGVQGPLRLFIGVGLSPRLASAAASSLATFMIGSVHLNISLVGIDACCTAPGTLRPSYWSFRTPEVSSDDESKSTSPHC; this is encoded by the coding sequence GTGGCCTCGCTCCTTCGCGGGACCGGGCGGCTCGGGCCCACCTCGCTGGCTGGGGTGCAGGGCCCCCTCAGACTCTTCATCGGAGTCGGCCTCAGCCCCCGGCTCGCGTCCGCCGCCGCGTCGTCGTTGGCCACTTTCATGATCGGCTCGGTGCACCTCAACATCAGCCTGGTCGGCATCGACGCCTGCTGTACCGCTCCCGGGACGCTGAGGCCTTCCTACTGGTCGTTCCGCACGCCTGAGGTCAGCAGCGACGACGAGTCGAAGTCGACCTCACCGCATTGTTGA
- a CDS encoding DUF2231 domain-containing protein produces MGPDLINGIPAHVLLVHAVVVLVPLTALSLVLCAIWPSVMRRFGLALPALALVSLISVPLTTHAGEWLERHVDSNALVRKHTDLGDELLPSAIALFLAAAAVWWAYRRATHRTPGAVESTSGTVATPLRVTAALLSLAIGVGAGVQVYRIGDSGAKAAWHDGYSTTAHPDHG; encoded by the coding sequence GTGGGACCCGACCTGATCAACGGCATCCCCGCGCACGTCCTGCTCGTGCACGCCGTGGTCGTCCTCGTACCCTTGACAGCTCTTTCGCTCGTCCTCTGCGCCATCTGGCCCTCGGTCATGCGCCGCTTCGGTCTCGCCCTCCCGGCACTTGCCCTGGTCTCACTCATCAGCGTGCCGCTCACCACACACGCCGGCGAGTGGCTGGAGCGGCACGTGGACAGCAACGCCCTGGTCCGCAAACACACCGATCTCGGCGATGAACTGCTCCCCTCGGCCATCGCGCTGTTCCTCGCGGCCGCTGCGGTGTGGTGGGCCTACCGCCGGGCCACCCACCGCACCCCCGGCGCGGTGGAATCCACCAGCGGTACTGTGGCGACACCTCTGCGTGTCACGGCCGCGTTGCTGTCCCTGGCCATCGGAGTGGGCGCCGGCGTGCAGGTCTACCGAATCGGCGACTCCGGGGCCAAAGCCGCCTGGCACGACGGCTACTCCACCACCGCACACCCCGACCACGGCTGA
- a CDS encoding FAD:protein FMN transferase — translation MPDTAQGLRHIEHVMGTVFSFDIRDSPTTAIRRALTEAVRQLHDVDAVFSTYRPDSHISRLDRGSIRLADCPPEVHEVLSLCAQAAHITDGWFSIVPAGSLDPSGLVKGWATEAASQLLHEAGAHHTYVNGGGDLQLRGRATPSTPWRIGIAHPLHPGELATVITVDHDLAIATSGTAERGAHILDPHHGTPATTFASLTVVGPRLTMTDAYATAACARGRDARDWLEALDGYEGLAVLPDGRTWQTTGFSRYGA, via the coding sequence ATGCCTGACACCGCACAGGGGCTCCGGCACATCGAGCACGTGATGGGCACTGTCTTCTCCTTCGACATCCGCGACAGCCCCACGACCGCCATCCGCCGGGCCCTCACCGAGGCGGTGCGGCAACTCCACGATGTCGACGCCGTGTTCTCCACCTACCGTCCCGACAGCCACATCAGCCGGCTCGACCGAGGCAGCATCCGGCTGGCCGACTGCCCGCCCGAGGTCCACGAAGTGCTGTCCCTCTGCGCACAAGCCGCCCATATCACCGACGGCTGGTTCAGCATCGTCCCCGCCGGATCCCTCGACCCCTCCGGACTCGTCAAGGGCTGGGCCACCGAGGCGGCATCCCAACTCCTCCACGAAGCGGGCGCACATCACACATACGTCAACGGCGGCGGCGACCTCCAACTCCGCGGCCGGGCAACTCCCAGCACACCGTGGAGGATCGGCATCGCCCACCCGCTGCACCCCGGCGAACTGGCCACCGTCATCACCGTCGACCACGACCTCGCCATCGCCACCTCGGGCACTGCCGAACGCGGTGCCCACATCCTCGACCCGCACCACGGCACGCCGGCCACCACGTTCGCTTCCCTCACCGTGGTCGGCCCCCGACTGACCATGACCGACGCCTACGCCACCGCGGCGTGCGCCAGAGGCCGGGACGCTCGGGACTGGCTGGAAGCGCTCGACGGCTACGAGGGACTCGCCGTCCTGCCTGACGGCCGGACCTGGCAGACGACGGGGTTCAGCCGATATGGGGCATGA
- a CDS encoding FMN-binding protein, with translation MRRAVIVTTGISAVIVALLALKPHHLPAVAGLAPRSPTTPHTPTGSSPGASTGTGTFTGKPIDTQYGTVQVAATLVKGQLTAVKVLQAPDQNGRDQQIASYALPRLTQEAIGAKSAHIDAVSGASYTSQGYIQSLQSALDQAHA, from the coding sequence ATGCGCCGAGCCGTCATCGTCACCACAGGGATCAGCGCCGTGATCGTCGCGCTGCTCGCCCTCAAACCCCACCACCTCCCCGCCGTCGCCGGTCTGGCCCCGCGTTCCCCCACGACACCGCACACCCCCACGGGTTCCTCACCCGGGGCGTCCACGGGCACCGGGACATTCACCGGCAAGCCCATCGACACCCAGTACGGAACCGTGCAGGTCGCCGCCACCCTCGTCAAGGGCCAGCTCACCGCCGTCAAGGTGCTCCAGGCGCCGGACCAGAACGGGCGTGACCAGCAGATCGCCTCCTACGCGCTGCCCCGCCTCACCCAGGAAGCGATCGGCGCGAAGAGCGCGCACATCGACGCCGTCTCCGGAGCCAGCTACACCAGCCAGGGCTACATCCAGTCCCTGCAGAGCGCCCTGGACCAGGCCCATGCCTGA
- a CDS encoding ferric reductase-like transmembrane domain-containing protein: MPTTLATTTDTGRGLRHRRPRRSAVPFLAPLVIWTGAAGVLALWWSDTTSVVGLAGWLTGAGRITGLLAGYACAVLLALMARIPLLDHTIGTDRLARWHALGGRWTISLILAHVLLIIWGYSLTSHTNVVSQTSTLVLHYPDLLKGTIGFLLFLATGILSARAARRRMSYETWHYLHFATYLAIFLSFGHQLSNGADFVGNRPAQIAWYTLFIGVAALLARYRFAVPIRRGVRHRLRVAWVHPEAPGVVSVHLTGAHLDELRAEPGQFLRWRFLTRGLWWTANPYSLSAPARPHHLRITVKTVGSHSAALAHLAPGTRVWAEGPYGGFTADRRTAAKVLLLAGGVGITPLRALFETLPGHVTLIYRARRADDLALRAEIDAIAARRQATVHYVVDEPAGYSSPLTARGLSELVPDLAEHDVYLCGPTGMTRAAVHALREAGVPARRIHHESFAF; encoded by the coding sequence ATGCCCACCACACTCGCCACCACCACGGACACCGGCCGCGGGCTGCGTCACCGCCGCCCGCGCCGCAGCGCCGTGCCGTTCCTGGCGCCGCTGGTGATCTGGACCGGAGCGGCCGGGGTCCTCGCCCTGTGGTGGAGCGACACGACCTCGGTCGTCGGCCTCGCGGGCTGGCTCACCGGGGCAGGGCGCATCACGGGGCTCCTGGCCGGCTACGCCTGTGCGGTCCTGCTGGCCCTGATGGCCCGCATCCCCCTCCTGGACCACACCATCGGCACCGACCGCCTCGCCCGCTGGCACGCCTTGGGCGGCCGCTGGACCATCTCCCTGATCCTCGCCCACGTCCTGCTGATCATCTGGGGCTACTCCCTGACGTCCCATACGAACGTGGTCAGCCAGACCTCGACGCTCGTCCTGCACTATCCCGATCTCCTCAAGGGCACGATCGGCTTCCTGCTGTTCCTGGCCACCGGAATCCTCTCGGCCCGCGCGGCCCGCCGCAGGATGAGCTACGAGACCTGGCACTACCTGCACTTCGCCACCTATCTGGCGATCTTCCTCTCGTTCGGCCACCAGCTCTCCAACGGCGCCGACTTCGTCGGGAACCGCCCCGCCCAGATCGCCTGGTACACGCTGTTCATCGGCGTCGCCGCACTGCTCGCCCGGTACCGGTTCGCCGTCCCCATACGGCGCGGAGTACGCCACCGCCTGCGGGTGGCCTGGGTCCACCCCGAGGCCCCTGGCGTGGTCTCCGTACACCTCACCGGCGCGCACCTCGACGAGCTGCGGGCCGAGCCGGGACAGTTCCTGCGCTGGCGCTTCCTGACCCGCGGACTGTGGTGGACCGCCAACCCGTACTCCCTCTCCGCCCCCGCACGCCCCCACCACCTGCGCATCACGGTGAAGACCGTGGGCAGCCACAGCGCGGCCCTCGCCCATCTCGCACCCGGCACCCGGGTATGGGCGGAGGGACCGTACGGCGGCTTCACCGCGGACCGCCGCACCGCTGCCAAGGTGCTGCTCCTGGCTGGCGGCGTCGGCATCACTCCCCTGCGCGCACTCTTCGAGACGCTGCCGGGGCACGTCACCCTCATCTACCGGGCCCGCCGCGCCGACGACCTCGCCCTGCGTGCGGAGATCGACGCGATAGCCGCCCGCCGGCAGGCCACCGTGCACTACGTCGTCGACGAACCAGCCGGATACTCCTCACCGCTCACCGCCCGGGGCCTGAGCGAGCTGGTGCCGGATCTCGCCGAGCACGACGTCTACCTGTGCGGTCCGACCGGCATGACGCGGGCCGCCGTCCACGCCCTGCGGGAAGCCGGCGTACCGGCGCGGCGCATCCACCACGAGTCGTTCGCGTTCTGA
- a CDS encoding response regulator transcription factor — MDKPRTTTLLHRPDGDPVRVLVVDDEPDVTDVLAGVLSSEGWQVRTAADGTTALATARDFRPDAVVLDWMLPDLDGLQILRALRREAPSVCVLFLTARDAVEDRIAGITAGGDDYVTKPYSLEEVLARLRGLLRRAGMTAEPGTNTLTVGDLTMDEEAREVRRGGITIDLSRTEFELLRFLMRNPRRVLSKDQILDRVWAYDFGGRAHIVELYISYLRKKVDAGRTPMIHTVRGVGYVLKAEAP, encoded by the coding sequence ATGGACAAGCCGCGTACCACCACACTTCTGCACCGGCCGGACGGAGACCCCGTGCGGGTCCTCGTCGTGGACGACGAACCGGATGTCACCGATGTCCTGGCCGGGGTCCTGAGCAGCGAGGGCTGGCAGGTCCGCACCGCAGCCGACGGCACGACCGCGCTCGCGACCGCCCGTGACTTCCGTCCCGACGCGGTGGTCCTGGACTGGATGCTGCCCGACCTCGACGGCCTGCAGATCCTGCGCGCCCTGAGACGTGAGGCGCCCAGCGTGTGTGTGCTGTTCCTGACCGCCCGCGATGCGGTCGAGGACCGTATCGCCGGCATCACCGCGGGCGGCGACGACTACGTCACCAAGCCCTACAGCCTGGAGGAAGTACTGGCCCGGCTGCGCGGGCTGCTCCGGCGGGCCGGCATGACGGCGGAACCGGGTACGAACACGCTGACCGTGGGCGACCTGACCATGGACGAGGAGGCCAGGGAGGTCAGGCGCGGCGGGATCACCATCGATCTGTCCCGGACCGAGTTCGAGCTGCTCCGGTTCCTGATGCGCAACCCGCGCCGGGTGCTGTCCAAGGACCAGATCCTCGACCGGGTCTGGGCGTACGACTTCGGCGGACGCGCCCACATCGTCGAGCTCTACATCAGCTACCTGCGCAAGAAGGTCGACGCCGGACGCACCCCGATGATCCACACCGTGCGCGGCGTCGGCTACGTCCTCAAGGCGGAGGCCCCGTGA
- a CDS encoding sensor histidine kinase, with the protein MRRPPPRTLRGQLTAGLVTLLALACLGVGITTALALRGFLMGRLDDQLSASGGRFAASLEHEAKPDADNRADTRGQAESTLGARLLNGKVTQAAVVDDATDRHLHLTAGDRRILAAVPADGHGRSIRLSMFGAYRVTAVHGDDQDILITGLPLHPVEETVHRLEAVEAALFGAALVVTGIAGAVWVRVSLRPLQRVAARAAEVAGLPLASGEIAMPGPLPDTDPRTEIGQVGTALNHMLGHVEDALTRRQASEERLRHFAADASHELRTPVANIRGHAESALRHPGTVPGEVHHALERIDAESQRMTRLVDDLLLLARLDAGRPLEHEPVDLTLLILDATDDARAAGPGHHWVLDLPEEPVTVTGDAHRLQQAIGNLLANARTHTPPGTEVTITLLTTGPADVSLSVSDNGPGIPEELQSEVFGRFVRADHARSRSTGSTGLGLAIVHAVITAHDGTVALASRPGRTTFRLTLPT; encoded by the coding sequence GTGAGGCGCCCGCCACCTCGCACCCTGCGCGGTCAGCTCACCGCGGGCCTCGTCACGCTGCTCGCTCTCGCCTGCCTCGGCGTCGGCATCACCACGGCCCTCGCCCTGCGAGGCTTCCTGATGGGACGCCTCGACGATCAGCTGTCCGCGTCCGGCGGCAGGTTCGCCGCCAGCCTGGAACACGAGGCCAAGCCCGATGCCGACAACCGGGCCGACACCAGGGGTCAGGCCGAGTCGACCCTCGGCGCACGCCTCCTGAACGGCAAGGTCACCCAGGCCGCCGTCGTCGACGACGCCACCGACCGGCATCTCCACCTCACCGCCGGGGATCGCCGCATCCTGGCAGCGGTCCCCGCCGACGGCCACGGACGCAGCATCCGCCTCTCCATGTTCGGGGCCTACCGCGTCACCGCGGTCCACGGCGACGACCAGGACATCCTGATCACCGGCCTGCCCCTGCACCCGGTCGAGGAGACAGTGCACCGCCTCGAAGCGGTCGAAGCCGCGCTCTTCGGGGCCGCCCTCGTGGTCACCGGCATCGCCGGAGCCGTGTGGGTGCGGGTCTCGCTCCGGCCCCTCCAGCGGGTGGCCGCCCGGGCGGCCGAGGTGGCAGGACTGCCGCTCGCCAGCGGTGAGATCGCCATGCCGGGGCCGCTTCCGGACACCGACCCCCGCACCGAGATCGGCCAGGTCGGTACTGCCCTCAACCACATGCTCGGCCACGTCGAGGATGCCCTCACCCGCCGTCAGGCCAGCGAGGAACGGCTCCGGCACTTCGCCGCCGACGCCAGCCACGAACTGCGCACGCCTGTCGCCAACATCCGCGGCCACGCAGAATCAGCCCTGCGCCACCCGGGGACCGTTCCCGGCGAGGTCCACCACGCGCTGGAGCGCATCGACGCCGAGTCACAGCGCATGACACGCCTCGTGGACGACCTGCTCCTCCTCGCTCGCCTCGACGCCGGACGTCCCCTCGAACACGAGCCGGTCGACCTGACCCTGCTGATCCTTGACGCGACCGACGACGCACGCGCCGCCGGCCCCGGGCACCACTGGGTCCTCGACCTTCCCGAGGAGCCGGTCACCGTCACCGGCGATGCCCACCGGCTTCAACAGGCCATCGGCAACCTCCTCGCCAACGCCCGCACCCACACCCCGCCTGGCACCGAAGTGACCATCACGCTGCTCACCACCGGGCCGGCCGACGTCTCCCTCAGCGTCAGCGACAACGGTCCGGGCATCCCCGAAGAGCTTCAGTCCGAGGTCTTCGGCCGCTTCGTCCGCGCCGACCACGCCCGGTCCCGCAGCACGGGCAGCACCGGGCTCGGCCTCGCCATCGTCCATGCCGTCATCACCGCCCACGACGGAACCGTCGCGCTTGCCAGCCGCCCCGGACGAACCACCTTCCGCCTCACGCTCCCCACATGA
- a CDS encoding M56 family metallopeptidase: MGRRGDCRDLPATGDLAVLDDPVPTAFALPGIPGRIVVSSGMLQALAPDERRALLAHERAHLQRRHHLFLLVLQLASAVNPLLHPLARAGAFAPERWADEEAGSVVADRSLVARAVARAALATKRAAQPALAATDGPVPQRVRALLAAPTPFRRGLAMVFPVLMMVCCVSLALAAQEMDQLFDGATSSHSTTQAR; this comes from the coding sequence ATGGGGCGTCGTGGCGACTGCCGGGATCTTCCCGCCACCGGAGACCTGGCCGTCCTCGACGACCCCGTCCCCACGGCCTTCGCCCTGCCCGGAATCCCGGGCAGGATCGTGGTGTCATCCGGCATGCTGCAAGCACTCGCCCCTGATGAACGGCGAGCCCTGCTGGCCCACGAGCGCGCTCACCTCCAGCGCCGTCACCACCTGTTCCTGCTCGTTCTCCAGCTCGCGTCAGCGGTCAATCCACTCCTGCATCCCCTCGCCCGGGCGGGCGCGTTCGCACCGGAACGCTGGGCCGACGAAGAAGCCGGCAGCGTCGTAGCCGACCGCAGCCTCGTGGCCCGCGCCGTCGCACGGGCAGCGCTCGCCACCAAGCGCGCCGCGCAACCAGCACTCGCGGCCACCGACGGCCCGGTGCCCCAGCGCGTACGAGCTCTTCTCGCAGCGCCCACACCCTTCCGCCGCGGCCTGGCCATGGTGTTCCCGGTCTTGATGATGGTGTGCTGTGTCAGTCTTGCCCTGGCCGCCCAGGAAATGGATCAATTGTTTGACGGCGCTACGTCCTCCCACAGCACGACGCAGGCCCGCTGA
- a CDS encoding YdcF family protein — protein sequence MLIYVPAALLLLLFCARVLGDRRRIGNAVLLGLSLVLATGASLADLSLGHPVLAKNVAVALAALLALGIVTLACCLLTNGVVMVRKEGASPGNLLSLLSGTALLCLLALLVTAAVTQQRTLLVVAATVAALAGYIGFLFLCYLGYAFVYGRLYIPRKADYVVVLGSGLAGGTTPPPLLTNRLDRGRKVYARLAARGRRPVLLVSGGQGPDEKVPESHAMADYLVERGIPAAAIEREDRSTSTDENLRFSAEIMEKARPHYRCVIVTSNYHAFRAAVSARRAGVRGHVMGAPTAAYFWPSATIREFVALFVLYRRTNLAVCLILLLGGFLLWWLRPLA from the coding sequence ATGCTGATCTACGTCCCGGCGGCACTGCTCCTCCTTCTGTTCTGCGCCCGGGTGCTGGGAGACCGCCGCCGGATCGGCAACGCCGTTCTGCTCGGGCTCTCGCTCGTCCTCGCCACCGGGGCATCGCTGGCCGACCTATCCCTGGGTCATCCGGTTCTCGCGAAGAACGTCGCAGTAGCGCTGGCGGCCCTGCTGGCACTCGGCATCGTCACGCTCGCCTGTTGCCTGCTCACCAACGGAGTGGTCATGGTGCGCAAGGAGGGGGCGAGCCCGGGAAATCTGCTGTCCCTGCTCTCCGGGACAGCGCTGCTGTGCCTGCTGGCCCTGCTGGTCACAGCAGCGGTCACGCAGCAGCGCACCCTGCTGGTCGTGGCGGCGACCGTTGCCGCCCTGGCCGGCTACATCGGCTTCCTGTTCCTCTGCTACCTCGGATATGCGTTTGTCTACGGGCGGCTGTACATCCCCCGTAAGGCCGACTATGTGGTCGTGCTCGGATCGGGCTTGGCGGGTGGAACGACGCCGCCGCCCTTGCTGACGAACCGGCTCGACCGGGGCCGCAAGGTCTACGCGCGGCTCGCAGCACGGGGACGACGGCCCGTACTGCTCGTCTCCGGCGGGCAGGGGCCCGACGAGAAGGTACCCGAGTCCCACGCCATGGCTGACTACCTCGTCGAGCGCGGGATCCCAGCCGCCGCGATCGAGCGCGAGGACCGGTCGACAAGCACCGACGAGAACCTCCGATTCAGCGCGGAGATCATGGAGAAGGCGCGTCCGCACTACCGCTGCGTGATCGTCACCAGCAACTACCACGCCTTCCGCGCCGCCGTGTCCGCCCGCCGGGCAGGGGTAAGGGGCCATGTCATGGGCGCGCCGACCGCCGCGTACTTCTGGCCCAGTGCGACGATCCGTGAGTTCGTCGCGCTGTTTGTCCTCTACCGGCGGACCAACCTCGCCGTGTGCCTGATCCTCCTGCTCGGCGGTTTCCTCTTGTGGTGGCTCAGGCCACTTGCATGA
- a CDS encoding WD40 repeat domain-containing serine/threonine protein kinase: protein MTEAFDEDLIVGRYRLVRQVGQGGMGIVWQALDEVLDRIVAIKQLTSPPGTSIEVHSQQVRRARREAKMAARLDHPGIVRVHDVIDWDGTPAIVMEFVQGRSLAARLRGTPALPVAEAVQLGLALLDALRHAHAAGVVHRDLKPDNILLAGTRTVITDFGIARPLVGATTLTPRGALIGTPAFMAPEQIEGREVTAASDLWSLGVTLYTAVEGSRPFEGETITELCLAILTRPMPTPRNAGPLTPLLETLLAKDPAARATAQSAEQMLERIGRVAVTPSTPELAPEPSTGTEVMEEPQPLVATAGTPTSPRIEPSTTSDEVGTDHSPRVQAPGPRAAKTKTPGPTGIPHKPISEPRPRAKTGPGGLKQPVRRSRRRLTVITLVCALGAGAAVVPSLLHGSPGSRASAGSHSDTPSASPSTPRNPTATPFRTLTGPKGAVNCVRSVAFSPDGTTLAVGGSNGKEGNSTFLWDSTTGKHTATLTNPKSVEVRSVAFSPNGSTLAVGDSNGSTYLWNTTTRKLTATLTQENSVSVNAVAFAPNGRTLAVGDFRAIAFLWDIKTGKNTGVLFTTDMNSVNAVAFSPNSTTLAVGDFKGLVHLFNPTTNRETANLADPKSAFDGVREMAFSPNGSTLAVGDGNGSTYLWNTTTRKLTATLTDPDRYPVSTTAVAFSPNGTTLAVGDSNGSTYLWNTTTRKLTATLTDPDAEGANSLAFSPNSTTLAVGDSNGSTYLWKVSRGGKT from the coding sequence GTGACGGAGGCTTTTGACGAGGACCTGATAGTCGGCCGGTACCGGCTAGTGCGCCAGGTGGGGCAGGGAGGGATGGGAATCGTCTGGCAGGCGCTGGATGAGGTGCTCGACCGGATCGTGGCCATCAAGCAGCTCACCTCGCCCCCCGGCACGTCCATCGAAGTTCACTCCCAACAGGTCCGGCGGGCCAGACGTGAAGCGAAGATGGCCGCCCGTCTCGATCACCCAGGGATCGTGCGCGTGCACGACGTCATTGACTGGGACGGCACCCCGGCCATCGTCATGGAGTTCGTGCAGGGCCGTTCCCTTGCAGCGCGGCTGCGCGGGACACCAGCCCTGCCGGTGGCCGAGGCCGTGCAACTGGGCTTGGCGCTGCTTGATGCGCTGCGCCACGCTCATGCCGCCGGGGTGGTCCATCGGGACCTGAAACCCGACAACATCCTGCTGGCGGGGACGCGTACGGTGATCACTGACTTCGGCATAGCCCGGCCGCTCGTCGGAGCCACCACGCTGACACCGCGGGGTGCGCTCATCGGCACCCCGGCCTTCATGGCGCCCGAACAGATCGAGGGCAGGGAGGTCACTGCGGCATCCGACCTGTGGTCTCTGGGCGTCACGCTGTACACCGCAGTTGAGGGCTCCCGGCCGTTCGAGGGCGAGACGATCACCGAGCTTTGCCTGGCGATTCTCACCCGGCCAATGCCCACGCCGCGCAACGCCGGCCCGCTCACCCCGCTCCTGGAGACGCTGCTCGCCAAAGACCCCGCGGCACGAGCAACCGCCCAATCGGCCGAGCAAATGTTGGAGAGGATCGGTCGTGTCGCGGTCACGCCCTCGACGCCGGAGCTGGCTCCTGAGCCGAGCACCGGGACCGAGGTCATGGAGGAGCCCCAGCCACTGGTCGCCACTGCGGGCACCCCCACATCCCCTCGAATCGAGCCGTCCACCACCTCGGACGAGGTCGGGACGGACCACAGCCCCAGGGTGCAAGCACCGGGACCGCGGGCGGCGAAGACGAAAACGCCTGGACCGACGGGCATCCCACACAAACCGATCTCCGAACCGCGCCCCCGTGCCAAGACGGGACCGGGCGGCCTCAAACAGCCTGTTCGGCGTTCGCGTCGGCGCCTGACGGTGATCACTCTGGTGTGCGCGCTCGGCGCAGGCGCAGCAGTTGTTCCTTCCCTGCTGCACGGCTCCCCAGGGTCACGGGCCAGTGCAGGTAGCCACTCCGACACCCCAAGTGCATCTCCTTCCACCCCTCGCAACCCGACAGCCACCCCCTTCAGAACCCTCACCGGCCCCAAAGGCGCCGTGAACTGCGTGCGTTCGGTGGCGTTCTCACCGGACGGCACCACCCTCGCCGTCGGCGGCAGCAACGGCAAGGAAGGGAACAGTACATTTCTGTGGGACAGCACGACCGGTAAACACACCGCCACCCTCACCAATCCCAAGAGTGTAGAAGTGCGTTCGGTGGCGTTCTCGCCGAATGGCAGCACCCTCGCCGTGGGCGACAGCAACGGCAGTACCTACCTGTGGAACACCACCACCAGAAAGCTCACCGCCACCCTCACCCAAGAAAACTCTGTCAGCGTGAACGCCGTGGCATTCGCGCCCAACGGCAGAACCCTTGCCGTCGGCGACTTCCGCGCCATCGCCTTCCTGTGGGACATCAAGACCGGGAAGAACACTGGCGTTCTCTTCACTACCGACATGAACAGTGTGAACGCGGTGGCGTTCTCACCGAACAGCACCACCCTTGCCGTTGGTGACTTCAAGGGCCTCGTTCACCTGTTCAACCCCACCACCAACAGGGAAACAGCCAACCTCGCCGACCCTAAATCAGCCTTCGACGGAGTACGTGAGATGGCGTTCTCACCGAATGGCAGCACCCTCGCCGTGGGCGACGGCAACGGCAGTACCTACCTGTGGAACACCACCACCAGAAAGCTCACCGCCACCCTCACCGACCCCGACCGCTATCCCGTCAGTACGACCGCGGTGGCGTTCTCACCGAACGGCACCACCCTCGCCGTGGGCGACAGTAATGGCAGTACCTACCTGTGGAACACCACCACCAGAAAGCTCACCGCCACCCTTACCGACCCCGACGCCGAGGGTGCGAATTCTCTGGCGTTCTCACCGAACAGCACTACCCTCGCTGTCGGCGACAGTAACGGCAGTACCTACCTGTGGAAGGTCTCCAGGGGCGGAAAGACCTGA
- a CDS encoding ROK family glucokinase yields the protein MSTYRDFAHRGSARATVLRTVGTRERRSHLTAPRVPTVGIDIGGTKVMAGVVDADGVILEKIKTETPDKSKSAKVVEDTIVELVLDLSDRHDVHAVGIGAAGWVDADRSRVLFAPHLAWRDEPLRDALQGRLAVPVMVDNDANTAAWAEWRFGAGRGEDHLVMITLGTGIGGAILEDGQVKRGKYGVAGEFGHMQVVPGGHRCPCGNRGCWEQYSSGNALVREAKEMAAADSPVAYSIIDRVKGNIPDITGPLITELAREGDAMCVELFQDIGQWLGVGIANLAAALDPSCFVIGGGVSAADDLLIGPARDAFRRQLTGRGYRPEARIAKAQLGPEAGMVGAADLSRLIARRFRRANRRRVERYERYAQAARTTRNTQGSP from the coding sequence ATGAGTACGTACCGTGACTTCGCGCACCGCGGCTCCGCCCGCGCCACGGTCCTGCGGACCGTCGGGACCCGCGAGCGGCGCTCGCACCTCACGGCGCCCCGCGTCCCGACCGTCGGCATCGACATCGGCGGTACGAAGGTGATGGCGGGCGTCGTGGACGCCGACGGCGTCATCCTGGAGAAGATCAAGACCGAGACGCCGGACAAGTCCAAGAGCGCCAAGGTCGTCGAGGACACCATCGTCGAGCTGGTCCTCGATCTCTCCGACCGCCACGATGTGCACGCCGTCGGCATCGGAGCGGCCGGCTGGGTCGACGCCGACCGCTCCAGGGTCCTCTTCGCCCCCCACCTCGCCTGGCGCGACGAGCCGCTGCGCGACGCGCTCCAGGGCAGGCTGGCCGTCCCCGTCATGGTCGACAACGACGCCAACACGGCCGCCTGGGCCGAGTGGCGCTTCGGTGCCGGCCGGGGCGAGGACCATCTGGTGATGATCACGCTCGGTACCGGCATCGGCGGAGCGATCCTGGAGGACGGTCAGGTCAAGCGCGGCAAGTACGGCGTCGCGGGTGAATTCGGTCATATGCAGGTCGTCCCCGGCGGCCACCGCTGCCCCTGCGGAAACCGCGGCTGCTGGGAGCAGTACAGCTCGGGCAACGCGCTCGTCCGTGAGGCCAAGGAGATGGCCGCCGCCGACTCCCCGGTGGCGTACAGCATCATCGACCGGGTCAAGGGAAACATCCCCGACATCACCGGGCCGCTCATCACCGAACTGGCCCGCGAGGGCGACGCGATGTGCGTCGAGCTGTTCCAGGACATCGGCCAGTGGCTGGGCGTCGGCATCGCCAATCTCGCCGCCGCTCTCGACCCGTCCTGCTTCGTCATCGGCGGGGGCGTCAGCGCCGCCGACGACCTGCTCATCGGACCCGCGCGGGACGCCTTCCGGCGCCAGCTGACCGGCCGCGGCTACCGCCCCGAGGCCCGGATCGCGAAGGCGCAGCTCGGGCCCGAGGCGGGTATGGTCGGGGCGGCCGACCTCTCCAGGCTGATCGCCCGGCGGTTCCGCAGGGCGAACCGCCGCCGTGTGGAGCGCTACGAGCGGTACGCCCAGGCTGCCCGTACCACCCGCAATACTCAGGGATCCCCGTAA